In a genomic window of Pseudomonas mohnii:
- a CDS encoding c-type cytochrome: MTHTQLLVASALLLAAPLTQAQGDVAQGQALFSTQCGFCHSPEAGKNLMGPSLHGVFNRASAQAPAFNYSAALQGAKLQWNDANLDKWLTSPASLLPGNMMMFPGQPDAQSRQHLIAYLKSLK; this comes from the coding sequence ATGACCCACACACAACTGCTCGTTGCCAGCGCCCTGTTGCTGGCAGCCCCTCTGACGCAAGCCCAGGGCGACGTGGCTCAGGGCCAAGCCCTTTTCAGCACTCAATGCGGTTTCTGTCACAGCCCCGAAGCGGGTAAGAACCTGATGGGGCCGAGCCTGCACGGCGTGTTCAATCGCGCCAGCGCCCAGGCGCCGGCTTTCAACTATTCCGCCGCCCTGCAAGGCGCCAAGCTGCAGTGGAATGACGCCAACCTGGACAAGTGGCTGACAAGCCCTGCCAGCTTGCTGCCGGGCAACATGATGATGTTCCCGGGGCAGCCCGATGCGCAGAGCCGCCAGCACCTCATCGCTTATCTCAAGAGTTTGAAGTAA
- a CDS encoding dimethylamine monooxygenase subunit DmmA family protein, whose amino-acid sequence MTDRHSAAPDRLHSLPRYRQPLPRNSVTRHIVVMQSAAACSPVVGELEQPLVLNGENADFSRRLQRALVSATVGSHLYIMGDEAFIWRIYGEARSAGLENDEIDMTHTIAGARLVYCVHCGLTQAAGPESLLICIGCDVGLEVREHFSRRLGAYLGVCTNPDQPYAGVRS is encoded by the coding sequence ATGACGGATAGACACAGCGCCGCCCCGGACCGACTTCACAGCCTCCCGCGCTATCGCCAGCCGCTGCCTCGTAACAGCGTCACCCGGCACATTGTGGTCATGCAATCGGCAGCCGCCTGCTCGCCCGTTGTCGGTGAACTGGAACAGCCCTTGGTGCTGAATGGCGAGAACGCCGACTTTTCCCGGCGCCTGCAGCGGGCGCTGGTCAGCGCCACGGTCGGCAGCCATCTCTACATCATGGGCGACGAGGCCTTTATCTGGCGCATTTACGGCGAGGCCCGCAGCGCCGGACTGGAAAATGACGAGATCGACATGACCCACACGATTGCCGGTGCGCGCCTGGTGTATTGCGTGCACTGCGGCCTGACTCAGGCCGCCGGGCCGGAGTCGCTGCTGATCTGCATCGGTTGCGATGTCGGGCTGGAAGTCCGGGAGCACTTTTCCCGCCGCCTGGGGGCGTACCTCGGCGTTTGCACCAACCCCGACCAGCCTTATGCCGGGGTCCGGTCATGA
- a CDS encoding response regulator encodes MDCTTLLLIDDHPLFRKGLAQLFGASDDFEVVGQAASGREGINLAVSLAPQQVLLDLHMPGLSGLQVLDELRQLRLDCQVVVLTASMDRAELLTALRLGASGYVLKETEPDALLAYMRNCHKGAIVLDSTLIALLADQDESLHRPAQDADPLDTGNLTEREGQTLALIVAGMSNKQIGRELGISDGTVKIYVRNLLQKLGQHSRLELAAWVHNGASVRHEERH; translated from the coding sequence ATGGACTGCACGACCTTATTACTGATCGATGATCACCCGCTGTTTCGCAAGGGCCTGGCGCAGCTGTTCGGCGCCAGTGACGACTTCGAGGTGGTGGGGCAGGCCGCCAGCGGCCGCGAAGGCATCAACCTGGCGGTGAGCCTGGCACCGCAGCAGGTCTTGCTGGATCTGCACATGCCTGGCTTGAGCGGTTTGCAGGTGCTCGATGAACTGCGTCAGTTGCGCCTCGATTGCCAGGTGGTGGTGCTCACTGCGTCGATGGATCGCGCCGAGTTGTTGACGGCCCTGCGCCTGGGGGCCAGCGGTTATGTGCTCAAGGAAACCGAGCCCGATGCCTTGCTGGCCTACATGCGCAATTGTCACAAGGGCGCGATCGTCCTGGATTCGACCCTGATTGCCCTGTTGGCCGATCAGGACGAATCGTTGCACCGCCCCGCGCAGGATGCCGATCCTCTGGACACCGGCAACCTTACTGAACGCGAGGGCCAGACCCTGGCCCTGATTGTCGCCGGCATGAGCAACAAACAGATCGGTCGGGAACTGGGGATCAGCGATGGCACGGTCAAGATCTATGTGCGCAATCTGTTGCAGAAGCTCGGCCAGCACTCGCGTCTGGAGCTGGCGGCGTGGGTACACAACGGCGCGTCGGTGAGACACGAGGAGCGGCATTAG
- a CDS encoding GNAT family N-acetyltransferase gives MSSIIKPIGAADTNQAAAALCELWPKYSPAEITSRIDEMLRPNGYHLIGLWEEGLASAVCVLGYRIQYSLWLGKSLYIVDIATLPQSRGKGYASRLVAWAEEEAARQGCAAVHLDSGVGMDRAAAHRLYMQRHYQISCHHFLKRLD, from the coding sequence ATGTCTTCGATCATCAAGCCGATTGGTGCTGCTGACACTAATCAGGCAGCTGCAGCGTTGTGTGAGTTGTGGCCGAAATACTCACCGGCGGAGATTACCTCCAGGATCGACGAGATGCTTCGCCCCAATGGCTACCATCTGATCGGCTTGTGGGAAGAGGGCCTGGCGTCGGCAGTTTGCGTATTGGGCTACAGGATTCAATATTCACTGTGGCTGGGGAAGTCGCTCTACATCGTGGACATTGCGACCCTGCCTCAAAGTCGCGGCAAGGGGTACGCCTCGCGATTGGTGGCTTGGGCTGAAGAGGAAGCTGCGCGTCAGGGTTGCGCGGCTGTGCATCTTGACTCCGGGGTCGGTATGGACAGAGCGGCTGCTCATCGTCTCTACATGCAACGCCACTACCAGATTTCCTGCCATCACTTCCTGAAGCGCCTGGATTGA
- a CDS encoding c-type cytochrome, whose amino-acid sequence MHSLLNSPAVKRTLVACFTLPFIVLAGHAAADGDGVWKGGENVYAKVCGHCHENKVGPQITGRQLPPQYITAIVRHGFRAMPAFPASFIDDNSLQQVAEYISKTSAPAAKP is encoded by the coding sequence ATGCACTCACTCCTCAACAGCCCTGCTGTGAAACGGACCCTTGTTGCCTGCTTTACCCTGCCGTTTATCGTGCTGGCGGGTCATGCAGCTGCCGATGGCGACGGCGTCTGGAAAGGCGGCGAAAACGTCTATGCCAAGGTGTGTGGCCACTGCCACGAGAACAAGGTCGGCCCACAAATCACCGGCCGCCAACTGCCACCGCAGTACATCACTGCGATCGTACGCCACGGCTTCCGTGCCATGCCGGCCTTCCCCGCCTCGTTCATCGACGACAACTCGCTGCAACAAGTGGCCGAATACATTTCCAAAACCTCCGCCCCCGCGGCCAAACCTTGA
- the pchA gene encoding 4-hydroxybenzaldehyde dehydrogenase, with product MTVTRLAYQNLELQPLAGQWRAGSAGRPLDVFDPFTQKSLLQITLANRDDLDEAYRKARETQAHWAAKGPAERGQVLLNAVKIFDERREEIIDWIIRESGSTRIKAQIEWGAARAITLESASLPSRVHGRIIASNIPGKESRVYRTPLGVIGVISPWNFPLHLTARSLAPALALGNAVVVKPASDTPVTGGLLLARIFEEAGLPAGVLSVVVGSGAEIGDAFVEHPVPAFISFTGSTQVGRNIGRIASGGEYLKHVALELGGNSPFVVLADADIEQAVNAAVVGKFLHQGQICMAINRIIVEQPLLETFTQRFVERVKALPYGDPSKAETVIGPVINSKQLAGLQEKIATAKAEGATLLVGGEAQGNVLPPHVFGQVTADMEIAREEIFGPLVGIQSARDSEHALELANRSEYGLSSAVFTSSLERGVQFAQRIHAGMTHVNDIPVNDEPNAPFGGEKNSGLGRFNGDWAIDEFTTDHWITLQHAPRPYPF from the coding sequence ATGACCGTAACTCGTCTTGCCTATCAAAACCTTGAACTGCAGCCCCTCGCCGGACAATGGCGCGCCGGCAGCGCCGGTCGTCCACTGGACGTATTCGACCCCTTCACCCAGAAAAGCTTGCTGCAGATCACACTGGCCAATCGCGATGACCTCGACGAGGCCTACCGCAAGGCACGCGAGACCCAGGCCCATTGGGCTGCCAAGGGGCCGGCCGAGCGTGGCCAAGTGCTGCTCAACGCGGTGAAGATCTTCGACGAGCGTCGTGAAGAAATCATCGACTGGATCATCCGCGAGTCCGGCAGTACGCGCATCAAGGCGCAAATCGAATGGGGCGCCGCCCGCGCCATCACCCTGGAGTCGGCCAGCCTGCCAAGCCGCGTGCATGGCCGCATTATTGCGTCCAACATCCCGGGCAAGGAAAGCCGCGTTTACCGTACGCCGCTGGGCGTGATCGGTGTGATCAGCCCGTGGAACTTCCCCCTGCACCTGACCGCCCGCTCCCTGGCACCCGCCCTGGCGTTGGGTAATGCCGTGGTGGTCAAACCGGCCAGTGACACCCCCGTCACCGGGGGCCTGTTGCTCGCGCGCATCTTCGAGGAAGCCGGCCTGCCAGCAGGCGTACTCAGCGTGGTGGTCGGTTCCGGCGCGGAAATCGGCGACGCCTTCGTCGAGCACCCGGTACCGGCGTTCATTTCCTTCACCGGCTCGACCCAGGTCGGACGCAACATCGGCCGAATCGCCAGCGGCGGCGAGTACCTCAAGCATGTCGCCCTCGAGTTGGGTGGCAACAGCCCGTTCGTGGTCCTGGCCGATGCCGACATCGAACAAGCCGTTAACGCCGCCGTGGTCGGCAAGTTCCTTCACCAGGGCCAGATCTGCATGGCGATCAACCGCATCATCGTTGAGCAGCCGCTGCTGGAAACCTTCACCCAGCGCTTTGTCGAACGCGTCAAAGCCCTGCCTTACGGCGACCCGAGCAAAGCCGAGACCGTGATCGGCCCCGTGATCAACAGTAAGCAACTGGCTGGCCTCCAAGAGAAGATCGCCACCGCCAAGGCCGAAGGCGCCACGTTGCTGGTTGGCGGGGAAGCCCAGGGTAACGTCTTGCCGCCTCACGTGTTCGGCCAGGTCACTGCCGACATGGAGATCGCCCGTGAAGAAATCTTTGGCCCTCTGGTCGGGATTCAATCCGCCCGCGATTCCGAGCATGCCCTGGAACTGGCCAATCGCAGCGAATATGGACTGTCGAGCGCTGTGTTCACGTCCAGCCTGGAGCGCGGCGTGCAATTCGCCCAACGCATTCACGCCGGCATGACCCACGTCAACGACATCCCGGTCAACGACGAACCCAACGCACCTTTCGGCGGTGAGAAGAACTCCGGTCTTGGCCGCTTCAACGGCGACTGGGCCATTGACGAGTTCACCACCGACCACTGGATCACCCTGCAACACGCCCCAAGGCCGTATCCGTTCTGA
- a CDS encoding SphA family protein: protein MRQTLTHCTSLAFGAGLLLAGSTSLVQATEGGVSSWPMGIEIYGMGVLPPPGTYGQLFVGNYMADTLRDNAGDKVADIDLRVTTLVPRFVWVTEQQVLGGNLGFHALLPLNDIRLNIKDGPHEHKRGLGDAHLGPVIGFHHSDKFHTAMGVDFVVPTGGEYDKNDLVNLGTNYYTVQAVYAMTYMDPAGFNADMRLMYDYNFENQDTHYQSGRELHADYTLGWGLGNGWVLGIGGHAYKQVSDDQCSAAHCAAAAAVEAADGNRGSSFSVGPAVQYASKDGWFLSAKWQDESGVRNRADGQTYWLKFTIPL, encoded by the coding sequence ATGCGTCAAACACTCACTCACTGCACTTCCCTTGCCTTCGGCGCTGGCCTGCTCCTGGCCGGCAGCACATCACTGGTTCAGGCTACCGAAGGCGGTGTCTCCTCCTGGCCAATGGGTATCGAAATCTACGGCATGGGGGTTCTGCCGCCACCGGGTACCTACGGGCAGTTGTTCGTCGGCAACTATATGGCCGACACCTTGCGCGATAACGCGGGCGACAAAGTGGCCGACATCGACCTGCGCGTCACGACGCTCGTGCCACGGTTTGTCTGGGTCACCGAGCAGCAAGTACTCGGTGGCAACCTCGGCTTCCACGCACTGCTACCGCTCAATGACATTCGGCTGAACATCAAGGACGGCCCGCACGAACACAAGCGCGGCCTGGGCGACGCTCACCTGGGTCCGGTGATCGGGTTCCACCACAGCGACAAGTTCCACACCGCCATGGGTGTCGACTTCGTGGTGCCTACCGGCGGCGAGTATGACAAGAACGACTTGGTCAACCTCGGCACTAACTACTACACCGTACAAGCGGTATATGCCATGACCTACATGGACCCGGCGGGTTTCAACGCTGATATGCGCCTGATGTACGATTACAACTTCGAAAACCAGGACACCCACTACCAGTCCGGCCGCGAGCTTCATGCCGACTACACCCTTGGTTGGGGCCTGGGCAATGGCTGGGTACTGGGCATCGGTGGCCACGCCTACAAACAAGTGAGCGATGACCAGTGCAGCGCCGCTCATTGCGCCGCCGCAGCGGCTGTCGAGGCCGCTGACGGCAACCGCGGCAGCTCCTTCTCCGTCGGCCCGGCCGTTCAATACGCGAGCAAGGATGGCTGGTTTCTCAGCGCCAAATGGCAAGATGAATCCGGCGTACGCAACCGTGCCGATGGCCAGACCTACTGGCTGAAGTTCACGATCCCGCTCTGA
- a CDS encoding FAD-binding oxidoreductase, with product MTEKNNKPLLPRGVNSANFEQAIAKFRKLLGDENVLTKDDQLIPYSKIMIAVDNAEHTPSAAVTATTVEQVQGVVKICNEHKIPVWTISTGRNFGYGSAAPGQRGQVILDLKKMNKILHVDPELCTALVEPGVTYQQLYDYIQEHQLPLMLSFSAPSAIAGPLGNTMDRGVGYTPYGEHFLMQCGMEVVLANGDVYRTGMGGVKGDNAWQVFKWGYGPTLDGMFTQANYGICTKMGFWLMPKPPVFKPFEIKFENESDIAEIVEFIRPLRIAQVIPNSVVIAGVLWEASTCNTRRSDYTTEPGATSDAILKQIQKDKNLGAWNVYAALYGTQEQVDVNWNIVTGALKQLGKGRIVTQEEAGDTQPFKYRAQLMSGVPNLQEFGLYNWRGGGGSMWFAPVSQARGSECDKQQALAKKTLNKHGLDYVGEFIVGWRDMHHVIDVLYDRSNPEETKRANACFAELLDVFEKEGYAVYRVNTAFQDRVAQSYGPVKRKLEHAIKRALDPNNILAPGKSGIDLANSF from the coding sequence ATGACTGAGAAAAACAACAAGCCCCTGCTCCCGCGCGGCGTCAACAGCGCAAACTTCGAGCAAGCAATCGCCAAGTTTCGCAAATTGCTGGGCGATGAAAACGTCCTGACCAAAGATGATCAACTGATCCCGTACAGCAAGATCATGATCGCCGTGGACAATGCCGAGCACACGCCGTCTGCCGCCGTCACCGCCACTACCGTCGAACAGGTGCAAGGGGTGGTGAAGATCTGCAACGAACACAAAATCCCGGTGTGGACCATCTCCACGGGTCGTAACTTCGGTTACGGCTCGGCCGCGCCAGGCCAGCGAGGTCAAGTCATACTTGACCTGAAGAAAATGAACAAAATCCTCCACGTCGACCCGGAACTGTGTACCGCCCTGGTAGAGCCGGGGGTGACCTATCAGCAGCTTTACGACTACATCCAGGAACACCAACTGCCGTTGATGCTGTCGTTCTCTGCACCGTCGGCTATCGCCGGACCACTGGGCAACACCATGGATCGTGGCGTGGGTTACACACCCTATGGCGAACACTTTCTGATGCAGTGCGGCATGGAAGTGGTGCTGGCTAACGGCGATGTGTACCGAACCGGCATGGGCGGAGTGAAAGGTGACAATGCCTGGCAGGTATTCAAGTGGGGCTATGGCCCGACGCTGGACGGAATGTTCACCCAAGCCAACTATGGTATCTGCACGAAAATGGGTTTCTGGCTGATGCCGAAACCGCCCGTATTCAAACCATTCGAGATCAAGTTCGAGAACGAATCGGACATCGCCGAAATCGTCGAATTCATCCGCCCGCTGCGCATCGCCCAAGTCATTCCGAACTCGGTCGTCATTGCAGGCGTACTCTGGGAGGCATCCACCTGCAACACCCGCCGCTCCGACTACACCACCGAGCCGGGCGCGACCTCTGACGCGATCCTCAAGCAAATTCAGAAAGACAAGAATCTCGGCGCCTGGAACGTCTATGCCGCGCTGTACGGCACCCAGGAGCAGGTCGACGTCAACTGGAATATCGTCACTGGAGCCCTGAAGCAACTGGGCAAGGGGCGCATCGTCACCCAGGAAGAGGCCGGCGACACCCAGCCGTTCAAGTACCGAGCCCAGTTGATGTCCGGGGTGCCTAACCTGCAGGAATTTGGCCTGTACAACTGGCGTGGCGGCGGCGGCTCGATGTGGTTCGCACCGGTGAGCCAGGCCCGAGGCAGCGAGTGCGACAAGCAACAGGCGCTGGCCAAGAAGACCCTCAACAAGCACGGTCTGGACTATGTCGGCGAGTTCATCGTCGGCTGGCGCGACATGCACCACGTCATCGACGTGTTGTATGACCGCTCCAACCCGGAAGAGACCAAACGCGCTAACGCCTGCTTTGCCGAACTGCTCGATGTATTCGAGAAGGAAGGCTACGCCGTCTACCGCGTCAACACAGCATTCCAGGATCGAGTTGCGCAGAGCTACGGCCCTGTGAAACGCAAACTTGAACATGCCATCAAACGTGCGCTGGACCCGAACAACATTCTGGCACCAGGCAAGTCGGGCATCGACCTCGCCAATTCATTCTGA
- a CDS encoding PAS domain-containing protein codes for MMERPEAFVQAPSLHLMDRFPAALLELRDNGQIAHFNLAWVELMDRPGPERNLIDYVHHEDRSLWRQALNELRRRPETSFSQRLRFVHPSGELRWFDVSLKRETQGFYLVAGDITAHKRREVALQASQRSSMSLLDSMPGLIYRGRNNRDWTMEFVSAGCLQLTGYPPERLVDNHEFTYNSLILAQDADYVWREVQYALSRQEPFELNYRIRCADQSIKHVWEKGVGIYADTREVLGIEGAIFERNTGQDLGR; via the coding sequence ATGATGGAACGGCCAGAGGCATTTGTGCAGGCACCGTCCTTGCACCTGATGGATCGCTTTCCGGCGGCGTTGCTTGAACTGCGCGATAACGGGCAGATCGCCCACTTCAACCTGGCGTGGGTCGAGCTGATGGACAGGCCGGGTCCGGAGCGCAACCTCATCGACTATGTGCACCATGAGGACCGTTCGTTGTGGCGTCAGGCCTTGAATGAACTGCGTCGGCGTCCCGAGACTTCCTTCAGCCAGCGGTTGCGCTTTGTTCACCCCTCGGGGGAGCTGCGTTGGTTTGACGTCAGCCTCAAGCGCGAGACTCAGGGTTTTTATCTTGTGGCCGGGGACATTACCGCGCACAAACGCCGCGAAGTTGCCTTGCAGGCCAGTCAGCGCAGCAGCATGAGTTTGCTGGACAGCATGCCGGGGCTGATCTATCGCGGCCGCAACAATCGCGATTGGACCATGGAATTCGTCAGTGCCGGTTGTTTGCAACTGACCGGGTATCCACCGGAGCGGTTGGTGGACAACCATGAGTTCACCTACAACAGCCTGATCCTGGCGCAGGATGCCGATTACGTCTGGCGTGAGGTGCAATATGCCCTGTCGCGGCAAGAACCATTCGAACTCAACTACCGGATTCGTTGCGCCGATCAGTCGATCAAGCACGTCTGGGAAAAGGGCGTGGGGATCTATGCCGACACGCGTGAAGTGCTGGGTATCGAGGGGGCGATTTTCGAGCGTAATACCGGCCAGGACCTGGGGCGTTGA
- a CDS encoding sigma-54-dependent Fis family transcriptional regulator — MTPNNNNRPADEEFLKQMLGRQKRYIVDRASQFGASGLPSAEQLAETVAFAPQDGSIWLCGQRVMLLQGSAFGAIRRELIDALGFDKARGQLTRIGWQAGARDAAQVSEQWPEGDHASLYSAGPRLHMLEGMVNVEVVRFEIDSGIGHFYSEFLWHNSLEDDEHIAAYGLGGEPACWMEIGYASGYASSLLGRLVVFRELECRSMGHKACRIVGKPAEQWDDIDVDLAYLDPSDFLSRSTYTSGVETTVAKLEEPVDGKPLVGISAAFVAASQLLQRVAPTQATVLLIGESGVGKELFARTLYQSSSRQHMPLVALNCAALPENLVEAELFGVERGGFTGAERSRPGRFERAHGGTLFLDEIATLSLSAQSKILRALQEGEIERVGGTAPIRVDVRIIAATNLDLRREVEAGRFREDLFYRLNVFPIHLPPLRERREDIPLLMSYFLRHFSLRHGRQLAGFSTRLVNALLTYRFPGNIRELQNLIERGVIAASDGEVIDMVHLAEAGAPLMATAIGLTPQGRLSAVQQRDEAGNEVPAPAQSIEGEGGAEALREPVLESLQAFVSGRQRVLNMSLEEIELRLVRLALERSGGNITAAAQMLGMSRAQVSYRLKGS; from the coding sequence ATGACTCCTAATAACAATAACCGTCCTGCCGATGAGGAATTCCTCAAGCAGATGCTCGGCAGACAAAAGCGCTATATCGTTGACCGGGCCAGCCAGTTTGGCGCCAGCGGTCTGCCTTCGGCCGAGCAGTTGGCTGAAACGGTGGCTTTCGCCCCCCAGGACGGAAGCATCTGGTTATGTGGCCAGCGGGTGATGCTGCTGCAGGGCTCTGCCTTCGGCGCCATTCGCCGCGAACTGATCGATGCGCTGGGGTTCGACAAGGCGCGCGGCCAGTTGACCCGCATTGGTTGGCAGGCTGGAGCACGCGACGCCGCCCAGGTCAGCGAACAATGGCCGGAAGGTGATCACGCCAGTCTGTACAGCGCCGGCCCACGACTGCACATGCTCGAAGGCATGGTCAATGTCGAGGTGGTGCGCTTCGAGATCGACTCGGGTATCGGTCACTTCTATTCCGAATTTCTCTGGCACAACTCGCTCGAAGACGACGAACACATTGCCGCCTACGGCCTGGGGGGCGAACCGGCGTGCTGGATGGAGATCGGTTATGCGAGTGGTTATGCGTCGTCACTGCTCGGTCGCTTGGTGGTGTTCCGCGAGCTGGAATGCCGTTCGATGGGGCATAAAGCCTGTCGCATCGTCGGCAAGCCGGCCGAACAGTGGGACGATATCGACGTTGACCTGGCGTATCTGGATCCGAGTGACTTTCTCAGTCGCAGCACTTACACCTCGGGCGTTGAGACCACCGTTGCCAAACTGGAAGAGCCTGTAGACGGCAAACCGTTGGTGGGCATTTCGGCTGCGTTTGTCGCGGCAAGCCAATTGCTGCAACGTGTCGCACCGACGCAGGCGACGGTGTTGTTGATCGGTGAGTCAGGCGTCGGAAAAGAGCTATTCGCCCGAACGCTGTACCAATCGAGTTCGCGGCAGCATATGCCGCTTGTGGCGCTCAACTGCGCGGCCCTGCCGGAGAATCTGGTGGAGGCCGAATTGTTCGGTGTCGAGCGGGGGGGCTTCACTGGCGCCGAGCGTTCGCGGCCCGGGCGTTTCGAGCGAGCCCATGGTGGGACGTTGTTCCTCGACGAAATTGCGACCTTGAGCCTCAGTGCGCAGAGCAAGATTTTGCGAGCCTTGCAGGAAGGTGAGATCGAGCGGGTCGGTGGTACGGCGCCGATCCGCGTGGACGTACGGATTATCGCGGCGACTAACCTGGATCTGCGTCGCGAGGTTGAGGCCGGGCGTTTTCGTGAAGACCTGTTCTACCGACTGAATGTTTTTCCCATTCATCTGCCACCGTTGCGGGAACGTCGCGAAGATATCCCGTTGCTGATGAGTTATTTTCTGCGCCATTTCAGCTTGCGCCATGGGCGTCAGCTGGCGGGTTTCAGCACGCGGCTGGTCAACGCGCTGCTCACTTATCGGTTTCCCGGCAATATTCGTGAGCTGCAGAACCTGATCGAACGCGGTGTGATTGCCGCCAGTGACGGTGAGGTGATCGACATGGTGCATCTGGCCGAGGCTGGAGCGCCGTTGATGGCGACGGCCATCGGCCTGACCCCTCAAGGGCGCTTGTCTGCCGTGCAGCAACGCGATGAGGCGGGTAATGAAGTGCCGGCACCCGCGCAATCCATCGAAGGAGAGGGCGGGGCAGAAGCGCTTCGCGAGCCCGTTCTGGAGAGTTTGCAGGCCTTCGTCTCCGGACGCCAACGGGTGTTGAATATGTCCCTGGAAGAAATCGAGCTGCGCCTGGTGCGCCTGGCGCTCGAGCGCTCGGGGGGGAACATCACCGCGGCGGCGCAAATGCTCGGCATGAGTCGCGCGCAGGTCAGCTATCGCCTCAAGGGAAGCTAG
- a CDS encoding sensor histidine kinase: protein MRTRPQWWPLWLGRIRPEQARNVRKLLAGLPLCQVHADGALSGFLDRFEALLPTCKLNLILGGEDLGPARRGLLEGCQDVARCPWRDSTLPDVAQACGPCRQRGVHRLLCALPYSDDSSKGVLLLDTPQPVHASWRQLLEEAAQAVGVTVRLRCYTREQQRKQATSRHGALARELHDSVAQQLGYLSYQAHWLQSQLGEPAQAFAALQELCGGLSQLQRQVRELITSARLTMDGRSLRQALADSVAEFSRRCIIVFELDNRLTDDALSPETELQILQIIREALANAVRHSHARHVRIELRQNQDGDVSVTVEDDGIGLSPASGEDNHFGLAIIRERAASIGARLSIEAIRPHGVRVHLGLCHHQDLPQGSFDGLHDLITDR from the coding sequence GTGCGAACACGACCGCAGTGGTGGCCGCTCTGGCTGGGGCGTATTCGCCCCGAACAGGCACGCAACGTGCGCAAACTGCTGGCCGGATTGCCCTTGTGCCAGGTGCACGCTGACGGTGCCTTGTCGGGTTTTCTGGATCGTTTCGAAGCATTGTTGCCGACCTGCAAACTGAATCTGATCCTGGGTGGCGAAGACCTGGGGCCGGCACGGCGCGGATTGCTCGAGGGCTGTCAGGACGTTGCGCGTTGCCCTTGGCGTGACTCGACATTGCCTGATGTGGCTCAGGCCTGTGGCCCTTGCCGGCAACGGGGCGTACATCGCCTGCTGTGTGCCTTGCCGTACAGCGACGATTCGAGCAAAGGGGTGTTGTTGCTCGATACCCCACAACCGGTCCACGCAAGCTGGCGCCAGTTGCTGGAAGAGGCGGCGCAGGCGGTCGGCGTCACCGTGCGCTTGCGCTGCTACACCCGTGAGCAACAGCGTAAACAGGCGACGTCCCGGCACGGCGCCCTGGCCCGTGAGCTGCACGACTCGGTGGCCCAGCAGTTGGGTTACCTGTCATATCAGGCGCATTGGCTGCAGTCGCAGTTGGGCGAGCCTGCGCAGGCCTTCGCCGCGTTGCAGGAACTGTGCGGCGGCTTGAGTCAGCTGCAGCGCCAGGTGCGCGAGCTGATCACCAGCGCTCGTCTGACCATGGACGGGCGTTCGCTGCGCCAGGCATTGGCCGACTCTGTCGCCGAGTTCTCGCGGCGCTGCATCATCGTTTTCGAACTGGACAATCGCCTGACGGATGACGCTTTGAGCCCGGAAACCGAATTGCAGATTCTGCAGATCATTCGCGAGGCACTGGCCAACGCGGTGCGCCATTCCCATGCGCGGCATGTGCGCATCGAGTTGCGGCAAAACCAGGACGGCGATGTCTCGGTGACGGTGGAGGACGACGGCATCGGCCTGAGCCCGGCATCGGGGGAGGACAACCATTTCGGCCTGGCGATTATCCGCGAACGCGCCGCGAGCATTGGCGCCCGGCTGAGCATTGAAGCGATCCGCCCGCACGGGGTTCGCGTACACCTCGGCCTTTGCCATCACCAAGACCTGCCACAGGGGAGTTTCGATGGACTGCACGACCTTATTACTGATCGATGA